One region of bacterium genomic DNA includes:
- a CDS encoding DUF1727 domain-containing protein: MSTLRFLFGLWTGKLLHALTRIIGRGGGTAMPGLVALRLCPGFLERITKDLRNGSIAVTGTNGKTTTTRMISDILRAKGYNPISNRQGSNLARGLASAALDRASLRGRLSGDIGLWETDEAAFLPVADAVKPRLVVVNNLFRDQLDRYGEVERLRLSIKEAISRLPDESVLVLNADDPSVASLADGFQGRVVFFGLGDESWRLKGKVHAIDVRSCRRCGGPLKYRINFLGHLGDWRCTKCESRRPKLDVKARDIVHKGMTGMDAIVETRKGSFEMRLNLSGIYNVYNVLAAAAACEAMGVDLEIIEQSVQRFRPAFGRFERLEIEGRVLYLLLIKNPTGCNAVLETLLAANKEPFHVLVAINDLTADGRDVSWLWDADFELLRNKISFAWTAGIRAADMTLRLKYAGIDMNNTAEIGDLESRFMKLLHSVPKGKTLYCLPTYTAMLKLQDILARKGFKARYWRE, encoded by the coding sequence ATGTCGACTCTGCGCTTTCTTTTCGGGCTCTGGACTGGAAAACTACTCCATGCGCTTACAAGAATCATCGGCCGCGGAGGCGGAACTGCAATGCCGGGGCTTGTGGCGCTCAGGCTTTGCCCCGGATTTCTTGAAAGGATAACGAAGGACCTTCGCAACGGCTCTATTGCCGTTACAGGCACCAACGGCAAAACCACGACTACGAGGATGATATCGGACATACTGAGAGCAAAGGGATACAATCCGATATCGAACAGACAAGGCTCGAATCTTGCGCGCGGTCTTGCATCCGCGGCGCTCGACAGAGCCAGCCTCAGGGGCAGGCTTTCCGGGGATATCGGCCTCTGGGAGACGGACGAGGCGGCTTTTCTTCCGGTAGCGGATGCAGTCAAACCAAGACTCGTTGTCGTCAACAATCTTTTCCGCGACCAGCTTGACCGCTACGGCGAGGTAGAGCGTCTCAGGCTCAGCATAAAAGAAGCTATCTCCAGGCTTCCGGATGAGAGCGTCCTTGTACTGAACGCGGACGACCCTTCGGTCGCTTCACTCGCCGACGGTTTCCAGGGCAGGGTCGTATTCTTCGGACTCGGCGACGAGAGCTGGCGGCTCAAAGGCAAGGTGCATGCCATAGACGTTAGAAGCTGCAGAAGGTGCGGCGGTCCATTGAAATACAGGATAAACTTTCTCGGTCATCTCGGCGACTGGAGATGCACGAAATGCGAATCGAGAAGGCCGAAGCTCGATGTTAAGGCCAGAGACATAGTCCACAAGGGGATGACAGGCATGGATGCAATCGTCGAGACACGGAAAGGCTCGTTTGAAATGAGGCTGAACCTATCGGGAATATACAACGTATACAACGTGCTTGCCGCGGCTGCGGCATGTGAAGCGATGGGTGTTGACCTTGAGATTATCGAGCAAAGCGTCCAAAGATTCAGACCGGCGTTCGGCCGCTTCGAGAGGCTTGAGATAGAAGGCAGGGTTTTGTATCTTTTACTCATAAAGAACCCTACGGGCTGCAACGCAGTGCTCGAGACGCTTCTTGCCGCCAACAAGGAGCCTTTCCACGTACTCGTGGCGATTAACGATCTTACAGCGGACGGCAGGGACGTTTCCTGGCTGTGGGACGCCGATTTCGAGCTTCTGAGGAATAAGATCAGCTTCGCATGGACCGCCGGTATCCGCGCGGCGGATATGACCCTGCGGCTGAAGTACGCCGGCATCGACATGAATAATACGGCGGAGATAGGAGACCTGGAGTCGCGGTTCATGAAGCTCTTGCACTCGGTTCCGAAGGGAAAAACCCTCTACTGCCTGCCTACTTACACCGCGATGCTCAAGCTGCAGGATATACTTGCAAGAAAAGGCTTCAAGGCAAGGTACTGGAGAGAATGA
- a CDS encoding phosphoglycerate kinase: MKLRSIAELAINKGSKVLVRVDYNIPVNDEGTITDDARIKGTIDTLKYILEKGGIPIILSHWGRPESGPRPDMSLARVVPELQKLLEHPVNFLIEPLGDSTKASVAAAKPGDVFLIENLRFHSGERKIDPEFAKALSEYADFYVNDAFPVSHRSQTSVSVLPTFFKDPAAGFSLIREVDYFSKVVFSPERPYVLIIGGKKVEDKIGALRFLLEKTDEVLVGGGSCYTVLAARGYPIGHSVLDKDLLDEIDDIADSPKVKTPVDHIASTSYSEPQKAKVVTTESFPDDMMGLDIGPQTRKAFIEAIRKAKTILWFGPLGAYEEKAFSVGSREVAQAMAEVTKEGTTTVTGGGDSLAMLKSFGLEDSLSHASIGGGACLHFLEGKELPGITPLIA; this comes from the coding sequence ATGAAGCTCAGAAGCATTGCCGAGCTTGCGATAAACAAAGGCTCTAAAGTTCTTGTCAGGGTCGACTACAACATACCCGTCAACGACGAAGGGACGATAACGGACGACGCAAGAATCAAGGGAACCATCGATACGCTAAAATACATACTCGAAAAGGGCGGAATACCAATAATTCTATCCCACTGGGGAAGACCGGAGTCAGGTCCCAGACCCGATATGAGTCTCGCACGCGTTGTGCCCGAACTTCAGAAGCTTCTTGAACACCCTGTCAACTTTCTTATAGAGCCTCTTGGCGATTCCACTAAGGCGAGCGTTGCGGCTGCAAAACCAGGCGATGTTTTTCTCATAGAGAACCTGCGGTTTCATTCGGGCGAGCGGAAGATTGACCCTGAGTTCGCAAAAGCCCTCTCGGAGTATGCGGATTTTTACGTAAACGACGCCTTTCCTGTTTCGCACCGCAGCCAGACGAGCGTATCCGTGCTCCCGACCTTCTTCAAGGACCCTGCCGCGGGCTTCTCCCTCATAAGGGAGGTCGACTACTTCTCGAAGGTTGTTTTTTCGCCCGAAAGACCATACGTTCTGATAATCGGCGGCAAGAAGGTAGAAGACAAGATAGGCGCACTTAGATTTCTTCTCGAAAAGACCGATGAGGTTCTTGTAGGCGGAGGCTCATGCTACACTGTTCTTGCCGCAAGAGGCTATCCTATAGGCCACTCCGTTCTGGACAAGGATCTTCTCGACGAGATAGACGATATTGCCGATTCGCCGAAGGTAAAGACTCCGGTCGACCATATAGCCTCTACCTCCTATTCCGAGCCCCAGAAGGCGAAGGTCGTCACTACCGAGTCGTTCCCGGATGATATGATGGGCCTTGACATTGGTCCTCAGACGAGAAAGGCGTTCATCGAGGCCATAAGAAAGGCTAAAACGATTCTCTGGTTCGGTCCCTTAGGCGCTTACGAGGAGAAAGCGTTTTCTGTTGGTTCGAGAGAGGTTGCCCAGGCGATGGCCGAGGTAACGAAAGAAGGAACTACGACGGTTACAGGCGGCGGAGATTCGCTCGCAATGCTAAAATCCTTCGGGCTAGAGGACTCGCTAAGCCACGCATCCATAGGCGGCGGCGCATGCCTTCACTTTCTTGAAGGAAAGGAGCTTCCCGGCATAACGCCGCTGATTGCCTAA
- the murJ gene encoding murein biosynthesis integral membrane protein MurJ — translation MNTITEHKSFRKGVAGFSIATGISRITGLLREMVMAQLFGAGFAKDAFEVAFRIPNLLRDFFAENALSASFVPVFVDKMQHSDKRELWRFANNLFNTLLVIVGVVVALGVVFSPQIVSVIGHGFKAVPGKLELTTLLNRVLFPFLLFISLSAWCAGVLNSHNSFFLPALSSSFFNVLSIAGAYLTYSYWISKGLDPVLGMALGGMAGAFLQFLVPYIAVWTKGYRFSPYMNWRSADLARVLKLWGPVIIGLSLVEVQVAVDTFLAALLEQGSVSWLSYAYRIMHLPLGIFGTAVGTVSLPLYSKLFSSGDTYLMASSLKRSLRMVSLLLIPISVFIAGFAEPIVRVIYQRGNFSAIDTSCTAQAVVFYILGIWAASSAKNLSGAFYAMRNSKTPMFVNLASVGLNVCLNLLIAFVILKERQFRGFAIATSISYFFSMTFMMIILKRKLAVWNASDHILFGLRTLVASVLSGLPIYLCYRFALLPQLAGKLGQSSPWLAGFWGTLLVVALGFVLFILLYFLIGSLFGIKEFRDIVKRSQ, via the coding sequence TTGAATACCATCACTGAGCACAAAAGCTTCCGCAAAGGGGTAGCCGGTTTCAGTATCGCAACAGGCATTTCGCGCATTACAGGTCTTTTGCGCGAGATGGTAATGGCGCAGCTCTTCGGGGCCGGGTTCGCCAAGGACGCCTTCGAGGTTGCGTTCAGGATTCCCAACCTCTTGCGCGATTTCTTCGCAGAAAACGCGCTCTCGGCCTCCTTCGTTCCCGTGTTCGTGGACAAGATGCAGCATTCAGACAAGCGCGAGCTGTGGCGTTTCGCAAACAACCTTTTTAATACCCTTCTCGTGATAGTCGGGGTGGTGGTCGCTCTTGGAGTAGTGTTTTCACCGCAGATAGTTTCGGTTATCGGTCACGGATTCAAGGCCGTTCCGGGAAAGCTCGAACTAACCACGCTCCTCAACCGCGTGCTTTTTCCGTTTCTTTTGTTCATCTCTCTTTCCGCTTGGTGCGCCGGGGTCCTCAACTCCCACAACAGCTTTTTTCTGCCTGCGCTAAGCTCTTCGTTCTTCAACGTTCTTTCCATCGCAGGCGCTTATCTTACCTACAGCTACTGGATATCAAAGGGGCTTGATCCGGTGCTCGGCATGGCTCTCGGCGGAATGGCCGGAGCTTTCCTGCAGTTTCTAGTACCCTATATAGCGGTCTGGACAAAGGGATACCGCTTCAGCCCATACATGAACTGGCGGTCTGCCGATCTCGCAAGGGTGCTTAAGCTGTGGGGCCCTGTAATCATAGGCTTGAGCCTTGTCGAGGTTCAGGTCGCGGTCGATACCTTTCTAGCGGCGTTACTCGAGCAGGGTTCGGTCTCCTGGCTTTCCTACGCTTACCGCATAATGCATCTTCCGCTTGGGATATTCGGCACTGCGGTGGGCACGGTGAGCCTTCCCTTGTACTCCAAGCTTTTCTCCTCGGGCGATACGTATTTAATGGCCTCATCGCTCAAACGCTCTCTCAGGATGGTATCGCTGCTGCTCATACCGATTTCCGTTTTCATCGCGGGTTTCGCCGAACCTATAGTGCGCGTGATATACCAAAGAGGCAACTTCTCGGCAATAGACACGAGTTGCACCGCGCAGGCAGTCGTTTTCTATATCCTCGGCATCTGGGCGGCGTCTTCCGCAAAGAACCTTTCGGGCGCATTCTACGCCATGCGCAACTCCAAGACGCCGATGTTCGTGAATCTTGCGAGCGTCGGTCTTAACGTCTGTCTCAATCTCCTGATTGCATTCGTTATACTAAAAGAGCGCCAGTTCAGGGGCTTCGCGATTGCCACATCCATATCCTATTTCTTCAGCATGACGTTCATGATGATTATCCTCAAGCGCAAACTTGCAGTATGGAACGCCTCTGACCATATTCTTTTCGGTCTGCGAACGCTTGTCGCTTCAGTACTTTCAGGTCTGCCTATCTATCTCTGCTATCGTTTCGCTCTGCTTCCCCAGCTTGCAGGAAAGCTTGGCCAGAGCTCGCCGTGGCTTGCCGGATTCTGGGGTACGCTTCTTGTGGTTGCCTTGGGTTTCGTACTCTTCATTCTCCTGTATTTTCTGATAGGTTCGCTGTTCGGAATAAAGGAGTTCCGCGATATCGTTAAGCGATCGCAGTAG
- a CDS encoding glutamine amidotransferase, whose protein sequence is MELRLCHLYPDLMNIYGDRGNVITIVNRCRWRGIGIKVSELSAGASLDASDYDLYFFGGGQDREQITVAEDLRERKARGLRQAVEQGAALLSICGGYQLLCRYYQPFDAPKLEGVGIFDAWTEASNLRMIGNLAITLSDSVAADVGVAAKTVVGFENHSGKTYLGKNAKPLGKVDSGFGNNSHDKTEGAVHKHALGCYLHGSLLPKNPHIADLLIRWALEHRYGKAELSALDDMSEWNAHSAALKRTRETH, encoded by the coding sequence ATGGAGTTGAGGCTCTGCCATCTTTACCCCGATCTCATGAACATCTACGGAGACCGCGGCAACGTCATCACGATAGTGAACCGCTGCCGCTGGAGAGGCATAGGCATTAAGGTGTCGGAGCTGTCAGCGGGAGCGAGTCTCGACGCTTCGGATTACGACTTGTACTTCTTCGGCGGCGGCCAGGACAGGGAACAGATAACGGTAGCCGAGGATCTGAGGGAAAGAAAGGCTCGAGGATTGAGGCAAGCGGTGGAACAAGGCGCCGCGCTTTTATCAATCTGCGGCGGATACCAGCTCCTTTGCCGCTACTATCAGCCCTTCGATGCGCCGAAGCTCGAGGGCGTAGGTATCTTCGATGCCTGGACCGAGGCATCGAATTTAAGGATGATAGGCAACCTTGCGATAACGCTTTCGGATTCCGTAGCAGCGGATGTCGGCGTCGCTGCGAAGACCGTCGTTGGATTCGAGAACCACAGCGGCAAGACCTATCTGGGCAAGAACGCAAAGCCGCTCGGCAAGGTGGACTCCGGTTTCGGCAACAACAGCCATGACAAGACCGAGGGCGCGGTGCATAAACACGCCTTGGGCTGCTACCTGCACGGCTCCCTATTGCCCAAGAACCCGCACATAGCCGATCTCCTGATAAGGTGGGCGCTCGAACACCGCTACGGAAAAGCCGAACTCTCCGCGCTCGATGATATGTCCGAATGGAACGCCCATTCCGCGGCGCTCAAGCGAACGCGCGAAACACACTGA